In Deinococcus aquaedulcis, the genomic stretch TCATAACCGCTCCTTTCGGGTGGGTGCCGCGCTCAGGGGACTGCGGGGCGGCAGGCACCCAGCTCGTGCCACGCCGCCGCCACGCCGCGTCCGGGCAGGGTCAGCGCCGCCGTGTGGCCAGCCCAGGTGCGCCGCACCGTGACCGTCTGCCCCTGGTGCAGCGCGCCCAGCAGCACGGCGCCGTCCGCTGCGGCCAGAGGAAGGAATTCGGGCGTGTCGGCTGGAGGTGTCATGACACTCAGGGCTCGCCACACCCCTCCCACCTGCGCCGCGTACCGCACTCCTGCGCCCTGCCCCCGAACCAGCGGCCAGTTCAGCCCCACCCGCGCCCCGCCGCCCGGCAGGCAGGCCACCACCAGATGCGCCTCGCCGATGCGCGATTCCAGCGGCGCCACGAAAGCAAAGCGTTGATCACCTGTCAGCAGTACCGCCACCCGGGTGCCCGGCCGCACCCGCAGGCTCTGGTCCCAGATGCCCGGGGTCACCACCGCCGGATCGTGGAGGGGGGCCCCGGGTGGAAACTCGGGCTGGTCGTCCGGGCGCATGGCGGGCCGGTCGGTGGGCATCTCGTAGTCCCGGAACGGGTCCACGGGTGGAGGCCCGCCGCCACCCGCAAGGACGCCGCTACCCCCGGCCAGCGCGCCCAGGGCCACCAGCAGGGCGGCCCCGCGCCGCACGCCACGTCCTACAGGCTGGCGTTCCATGCCTTCACGATGTCGTCCAGCGCCTGCTTGGCACTCTTCTGGCCCGCCATCGCGGCTTCAATGTTGTCCTTGAAGACCTTGTTCAGCTTGCTGGCATCCGGGTAGACCAGCGTGAGGTCCTTGGCCTTTTTTAGCTCGGTGCTGGAGACCAGCTTGCCCTGGTCAATGGCGTTCTGGCCGCCCTGCTTGAAGAACTTGTCGGTGCTGGCCTTGACCGTGCTGGGAAAGGTGGTTTTCGTGACCTTGGAAAAGGCCAGCTGGTTCACGTCGTTGGTCAGGAACAGCGCCAGCTTCTGGGCCAGGGCCTTGTCTTTCACGCCCTTGGGCACGGTAAAGCCCATCAGGGGCGTATGAATCACGTTGCCCGCCAGATTGATCGGGTATGGCGCCACCCGGGTCACGTCGTAGATGGCCTTGTTGTCGTTCGCCACGCGCAGAATGAACTGCGGGCCCGTGATCAGCATGGCCAGCTTGCCCGCCGAATACAGTTCGGTAGCGGCCGTAAAGCCCCGGCGCATGGTGTCTTCGGGGATGTAGCCCTTCTTGTACAGGTCCACGTAGGTCTCCAGCAGCTTCACGTGCTCGGGGCTGTTGAACACGGCCCGGTTGCCGCTCTTGTCCAGAATGGGCAGGCCCGCTTCCTGAAACAGGAAGAGCATGTTGATGCCGTTGATGTTCGGCATAAAGCCGTACATGCCGGTCTTGTCCTTGATCTGCTTGGCCGCCGCGATCAGGGTCTGGATGGTGCGCGGGGGGTTGTTGGGGTCCAGCCCCGCCTTGCGGAAGATATCGGCGTTGTAAGCCACCACCTTGGGCGCCCAGTACCAGGGCACGCCCATCACCTTGCCGTCGAAGGTGAAGGTGTTCAGCGGCGAGGCGAAATACAGCTTCTTCTGCGCTGCGCTCAGGTCCAGGCTGTCCAGCGCGCCCTGCTGCACCAGCTTGACGGCCATATCGCTGCTGAGGTTCACCGCCGCCGGGGGTCGCCCGGCCGCCACCGCCGCCAGCAGCTTCTGCTCCATGGCGCTGGCGGGCACGTCCACCCACTTCAGCTCCACGCTGGGGTTTTCCTTCTCAAACTGCGCCACAAGGCGGTTCATTTCGTCGTTGAACAGCGGCGCGAGGCTGATGGTCCAGAACTCCAGCTGGGTCTTCTGGGCACTCGCCAGGGAAACGGAGAACAGGGCGGCGGTCAGGCAGAGTGTTTTCATGTGGACTCCTTGCGCGGGGCAGAAGTGGGGGCGGCTTGGTTGTGGTGTGCCCAGACTGTAGCGCCCGGCGCGCGCCTTGTCGTTAGGACGTGGCGGTGGTTTCAGATCTTCGGCTGTCCAGGGCGCCTCTGACCTGGCCCCATGTCATGTCCGAAAGCCCGTTCACTTGCCCTCCCGGGGCGCGGTGGCCGCCTCATGCCCTCCTGGGCATATCCGCTCGGAGGAGCTGTTTGATGGAACGCTTCAACCTGAGCCCGGCTCACTCAGCGCCTGCGCAAACCAGCGCGTGACATGGTCTGGGCGCGTAATCGCGCTGCCCACCACCACCGCCTGCGCCCCCAGCGCCAGCGCCTGCGCGGCCAGGGCAGGGCTGTTCAGCCGCCCTTCGGCCACAAAGGGAAGGCCAGCCGCCGCCAGCGCCCGCATCAGGGCGAAATCGGGGTCTGGCCCTGGCGGGCTGTGGGGGGTGTAGCCGCTCATGGTGGTCCCCACAAGGTCCGCCCCCGCCGCCAGCGCCGCGTGCGCCTCCTGCAGCGTGCTGATGTCGGCCATGGCGAGGCACCCGGCCGCGTGCGCCGCGTCCACCAGATCGCCCACCGCCCAGGGCCGGGGCTGGTCAGTGGCATCAAAAGCCACCACATCGGCCCCCGCCGCCGCCACCGCCGCCACCTCCCCCGGCGTGGCCGTGATGTACACCGGCGAGCCCGGGTGGGCCTGCTTGGTCAGGCCGATGATGGGCACGGCCGTTATTGACCGCACCGCCGCAATATCCCCGGCGCCCCGCAGCCGCAGCCCCGCCGCGCCGCCCAGCAGCGCCGCTCGGGCCAGCGCCACGATATGGGCCGTCTCACGCAGCGGGCTGCCCTCGTCGGCCTGCACGCTCACCACCAGCGCACTGCGCCGCGCCGCCCACCGCTGCCCAGGAGTCACGGCGCGCAGTGTACACGCCCGGCCCCCGGCTGCCGTACGCTGCACACCGTGACCCCCTTGCCCCAGCCCGGCGAACTGCTGATGGTGGATATCCCTGGCCCCACCCTGGACGACGACACCGCCGCCCACCTGCAGCGCCACGGCATCCGCAGCGTGTGCCTGTTTGGCAAGAACGTGCAGAGCGAGCCCCAGTTGCGCGCCCTGTGCGCGGACCTGCGCGCCGTGCTGGGCGCCGGCGCCCTGATCGCCATTGATCACGAGGGCGGCGCGATTCTGCGCCCGGCGTTCTGGCCCTTTGCCCCGGGGGCCATGACGCTGGGCGCTGCCGACGCCCCCGCACTGACCGAGGCCGTGAGCGCCGCCCTGGCCCGCCAGCTGCGCCGGGTGGGCGTGAACTGGAACTTTGCCCCGGTATTGGACGTGAACGTGAACCCCGCCAACCCGGTGATTGGCGAGCGGGCCTTCGGGGCCGACTCCGCCGCCGTCATCCGGCACGGCCGCGCGGCGCTGCGGGGCCACGCTGAGGCCGGGGTGGCCGCCTGCGTCAAGCATTTTCCCGGCCACGGCGACACGGTGCTAGACAGCCACCTCGCCCTGCCCACCGTGCCCAAACCCCGCGCCGCGCTGGACGCCACCGAACTGGCCCCCTTCCGCGCCCTGCTGCCCGAATCCCCGGCGGTGATGACCGCCCACATCGTGTATCCCGCCCTGGACCCCCAGCACCCTGCCACCCTGTCGCGGGCGATTCTGACTGATCTGCTGCGCCGCGACTGGGGCTACGAGGGCGTAATCGTCACCGACTCTATGGGCATGCAGGCCATCGACGGCCACTACGGGCGCGGCGAGGCGGCGGTGCTGGCCCTGGGCGCCGGGGCCGATCTGGTGATGGCCCTGGGCCGCCGCGAGGCGCAGGACGCCACCCTGGTCGCCGTGGCCGAGGCCCTGGCGACGGGTCGCCTGGACCCCGCGCAGATGAGCGCCAGCCTGGGCCGCCTGCGCGCCCTGGCCCAGACGTTTCCCGCCCAGGTGGCCCACACCCCCGACCCCGGTGCCGATGAGGCCCTGTTTGCCCAAGCCTGGGCCGCTGGCCTGACCGCCTACCGCACGCCCCAGGCCCCCCCGCCCGGCTCGCACATCCTGTTGGTGGCGTGGCGCGCCCCCGAGCGTCACAACGTCAGCGAGGCCGGCGCCGACGCCGAGACCCTGGCCCGCGAACTGGGCACCGTCTACGACGTGCAACTCCACCCCTTCGAGCGCCCCGAAACGCTGGACTGGCCGGCCCTGCGCGCCCACGGAAAGCCCATCATTCTGGCGACCACCGCCCGCCACCGCGCCCCGGCCCTGCAGGGCGCCCAGCCGGACCTGCACCTCGCCCTGTACAACCCCTACGCCGCCCTGGATGTGGACGCCCCGGCCCTGATCACTTACGGCTTTCGCCCCGAAGCCCGCCGGTCCGTGCTGGCGTGGCTGCGCGGCGAGCAGACCGCTGACGGAACGGCACCGTTCTGACCGGGAAAAGAGTGGCGTGCCCGGTCTGGAGATCAACCGCCCACGCGGTTCCTGAGTTCGTTCGTTTTCCACTGGCTCAGGCCTCAAGGCTTGTAACAGTGCGGCCAGGCCCAACAGGTCAGCTAGGGTGACCCGATGAACGCGGCGCTTCCGCCGTTCCCCCTTGGGAAGGACTCGGAGCACTGTGCCGCAGAGCAGAGGTTGAGAGGGGCCATGCATCCCAGACGACGTTTTCCTAACCGCCGCGTCACTGGCTTTGCACACCGCCCGAACCATTGCGAGTGCCCCTGAGCCGCGCCCGACGTGAAGGCGCCCTTCTGCCCCGTTCACGTCCCGCTCCCACCTGTCACCTACCCTCGCCCCATGAAGATTTCACGGTTCATGCCCCTGGAGCCCATTCTGGCCCGCATGGGCGCCCAGACCACCACCGACCGCGAGGCCCTGATCATGCGCGACCTCCTGAGCGACGCCCACGACGGCCACGCCCTGGACGACCTGCCGGAAGAGGAGTGGTTGCGCCTGATGGGCCTGATGGAGCAGCGCAAGCTCCAGGCCGACCCCGGAATGCGCTAACGGCTGAAAAGTAACGGAGGGGGCGGCAGAGTTGGTTCTCTACCGCCCTTACTTCAATTCCAGGCCGTTCATCGCCTCAATCAGCTTCAGCGCAGCCGTGTGGTCGGCGTCTGGGCCCACCACGCCGGCCGCGCCGCGCACCAGGGCCGCCACCTGCGCCAGCACGGGCGCGCTGCCCTTCACCGCCCCCGTCAGCTCGGCGGCGATCCCGGCGTCCTTGGCGAGCAGCCCCAGGGCAAAGGTGGCGGGAAACTCGCGCGTCAGCACCCGCTGGCCGATCAGGTTCTCAGTGGCGTTGCTGCGCCCGCTGCTGGCGTTGATCACGCCCAGGGCCGCGCCCAGGTCCACCCCCGCGCGCCCCAGCACCGCCAGCCCCTCGCCCGCCGCCCACAGGTTCACGGCCAGCAGGGCGTTGTTCACCGCCTTCACCGCGAAACCCGCGCCGCTGCCGCCCACATGCACCACCTTGCCCGCAAAGGCCAGCTCCGGCACCACACGCTGCAGGGCCGCCTCGTCCCCGCCCACCATGACCGTCAGGGTGCCGGCCTGCGCGCCGGTTGTGCCGCCGCTCACCGGGGCGTCCAGAAAGGTTACGCCGCGTTCGGCCAGGGCCGCCGCCTGCCGCCGCGCGGCCTCCGGGTGCCCGCTGGTGCAGTCCACCCACACGGTGCCGGGCCGCAACCTGGGGGCCAGCGTGGTCAGCACCTCGTCCACCTCGGCGCTGGTGGGCAGGCAGGTCAGCACCACGTCGGCCTGGGCGGCTCCGTCCAGGTCCACCGCCTCGCTGCCGTGCTGCGCCGCGTGCGCCGCCGCCCGCGCGGCCGTACGGTTCCACACCAGCGCGCGGCCCCCCTGCGCCGCCGCCCGCCGCGCCAGATGCGCCGCCATAGGAAATCCCATCGCGCCCAGTCCCAGAAATGCCGTGGTGGTCATGCCCGCAGGCTAGTGCATGAACCGGCCACCAGCTTCACCGCTGCCCAGCGCCTTGGCGCTCACCCCTGCTGGTCGGGCAGCTGCCACTCGCTGGCCCGCGCCCCAAAGCGCTCGCGCAGAAAGCGCCCCTGGGTCAGCAGGCGGTCGGCGGCGGCGTGGTCGCGCCGGACCGCCTCGCGCACGCCGTCGTCCAGCAGGGTCAGCTGCTCCTGCAGCAGCACCTCGGCCGGCTGCCCCTGGCGCAGCAGTACCCCCCGGGCCTCCGGGGTCAGCTGCAGGTAGGCGAGCAGGGTTTCGGGCAGGTAGTCCGCGCGCGTCTGCGTCAGCAGGAACGTGGTGCGGGCGTCGTTGTCATCATGGGCCAGGGCGTCAGCCACGCGGCACAGCAGCGACCATACCTGGGCGCGGGCCGGCTCGGGCAGCCGCAGCGCCAGCGTCTCGGCAGCGTCGGGGATGGGGGCAGGCAGGGCGGGGGCCGCTGCCGGCTCTGGCAGGGCCGGGCGGCCCCCCGGCGGCAGCGCCCGGCCGCGCTTCGTGGTGTTGTCCACGTACACGATGCCGATGATCCCGGCAAAAATCACCATCAGAATCAGCACGGCGGTCATGGGCTCAGTTGCCGCTCTTCGGCTTGGTCAGGTTCGCCACGTCCAGCAGGAAGTTGCCTTCGCTGGGCAGCATCACGGTCTGGATACCGGGGGCCAGCTTCTCGGCCACCGTCAGCTGAATCAGCTGCGGATTCTCGCGCAGGGCCCGGCCGCGCAGCGACAGCGCCTCGGCCTCGCCGCGCGCCTTGGCCACCGACGCCTTGGCCGCGCCCTCGGCCTCCACCACCGCGCGCTGGGCGCTGATGTTGGCCTGCTGCAGCCGGTTTTTCTCCACCGCCACCTGCTGCTCGGCTGCCTGTTTCTGCTCAATGGCCTTGGCGATGCTGTCGGGAATGCGCAGTTCGCGCAGCAGCACGCTGTCGAGCACCAGATTGTTGCGCTCGAAGACCTGCCGCAGCGCGCCGGTGATGCTGG encodes the following:
- a CDS encoding NAD(P)-dependent oxidoreductase, with amino-acid sequence MTTTAFLGLGAMGFPMAAHLARRAAAQGGRALVWNRTAARAAAHAAQHGSEAVDLDGAAQADVVLTCLPTSAEVDEVLTTLAPRLRPGTVWVDCTSGHPEAARRQAAALAERGVTFLDAPVSGGTTGAQAGTLTVMVGGDEAALQRVVPELAFAGKVVHVGGSGAGFAVKAVNNALLAVNLWAAGEGLAVLGRAGVDLGAALGVINASSGRSNATENLIGQRVLTREFPATFALGLLAKDAGIAAELTGAVKGSAPVLAQVAALVRGAAGVVGPDADHTAALKLIEAMNGLELK
- a CDS encoding glycoside hydrolase family 3 protein, which translates into the protein MTPLPQPGELLMVDIPGPTLDDDTAAHLQRHGIRSVCLFGKNVQSEPQLRALCADLRAVLGAGALIAIDHEGGAILRPAFWPFAPGAMTLGAADAPALTEAVSAALARQLRRVGVNWNFAPVLDVNVNPANPVIGERAFGADSAAVIRHGRAALRGHAEAGVAACVKHFPGHGDTVLDSHLALPTVPKPRAALDATELAPFRALLPESPAVMTAHIVYPALDPQHPATLSRAILTDLLRRDWGYEGVIVTDSMGMQAIDGHYGRGEAAVLALGAGADLVMALGRREAQDATLVAVAEALATGRLDPAQMSASLGRLRALAQTFPAQVAHTPDPGADEALFAQAWAAGLTAYRTPQAPPPGSHILLVAWRAPERHNVSEAGADAETLARELGTVYDVQLHPFERPETLDWPALRAHGKPIILATTARHRAPALQGAQPDLHLALYNPYAALDVDAPALITYGFRPEARRSVLAWLRGEQTADGTAPF
- a CDS encoding ABC transporter substrate-binding protein encodes the protein MKTLCLTAALFSVSLASAQKTQLEFWTISLAPLFNDEMNRLVAQFEKENPSVELKWVDVPASAMEQKLLAAVAAGRPPAAVNLSSDMAVKLVQQGALDSLDLSAAQKKLYFASPLNTFTFDGKVMGVPWYWAPKVVAYNADIFRKAGLDPNNPPRTIQTLIAAAKQIKDKTGMYGFMPNINGINMLFLFQEAGLPILDKSGNRAVFNSPEHVKLLETYVDLYKKGYIPEDTMRRGFTAATELYSAGKLAMLITGPQFILRVANDNKAIYDVTRVAPYPINLAGNVIHTPLMGFTVPKGVKDKALAQKLALFLTNDVNQLAFSKVTKTTFPSTVKASTDKFFKQGGQNAIDQGKLVSSTELKKAKDLTLVYPDASKLNKVFKDNIEAAMAGQKSAKQALDDIVKAWNASL
- a CDS encoding putative N-acetylmannosamine-6-phosphate 2-epimerase; protein product: MTPGQRWAARRSALVVSVQADEGSPLRETAHIVALARAALLGGAAGLRLRGAGDIAAVRSITAVPIIGLTKQAHPGSPVYITATPGEVAAVAAAGADVVAFDATDQPRPWAVGDLVDAAHAAGCLAMADISTLQEAHAALAAGADLVGTTMSGYTPHSPPGPDPDFALMRALAAAGLPFVAEGRLNSPALAAQALALGAQAVVVGSAITRPDHVTRWFAQALSEPGSG